One genomic region from SAR324 cluster bacterium encodes:
- a CDS encoding thiamine phosphate synthase encodes MRSVTPPPFRFYLLSNEEQFPDQLLTLAPHLASRHLGLQIREKYKSPRDLTSFTEKLLHCLPPQHNVSLFINDRADLALNLGLSGVHLREDSCELKKMHPVLRQSLSVGISTHSLEGVLTAEKQGADFVVFGPVFPTTSHPERTVVPGIEGLSLITDNCKIPVFALGGITPESVENCMKAGAYGIAAISGVWGASDPLKSLNDFLYQIERSRLKIRNGQ; translated from the coding sequence ATGCGTTCTGTGACGCCCCCACCATTTCGCTTCTATTTGCTCAGCAACGAAGAGCAATTTCCCGATCAACTTCTCACACTCGCACCTCATCTTGCCTCACGACATCTGGGCCTGCAAATCAGGGAAAAATACAAATCCCCCCGCGACCTGACAAGCTTCACTGAAAAATTGCTCCATTGCCTGCCCCCTCAACACAACGTATCGCTATTTATCAATGACCGTGCGGATCTGGCATTGAATCTTGGATTGTCAGGGGTTCATCTTCGGGAAGACAGTTGTGAATTGAAAAAAATGCATCCTGTCCTTCGTCAATCTTTATCGGTCGGAATCTCGACGCATTCGCTGGAAGGGGTTTTGACAGCGGAAAAACAGGGTGCGGATTTTGTGGTATTCGGCCCCGTTTTCCCAACAACCTCTCATCCTGAAAGAACAGTGGTACCGGGAATTGAAGGTCTCAGCCTGATCACTGATAATTGCAAAATTCCTGTTTTCGCATTAGGGGGAATTACACCGGAAAGTGTTGAAAATTGTATGAAGGCCGGTGCTTATGGAATTGCCGCGATTTCTGGAGTTTGGGGGGCAAGCGACCCCTTGAAATCGCTGAATGATTTTCTGTATCAAATTGAACGTTCCCGATTGAAAATCAGGAACGGACAGTGA
- a CDS encoding AAA family ATPase, with the protein MKLLHKTHQQKVILLIDEYDTPIHAGWQYGYYEDVVLFMRNLLSGAMKDNLDLEKSVMTGILRVARDSIFSGLNNLGVYSLVSPQFSNWFGFTEPEVDQMLEDFQQTHRRQEVQDWYNGYLFGNQVIFNPWSVLNFISRQPLEL; encoded by the coding sequence ATGAAACTCCTGCACAAAACGCATCAGCAAAAAGTCATACTGCTGATTGATGAATATGACACGCCGATCCACGCGGGGTGGCAATATGGCTACTATGAAGACGTGGTTTTGTTCATGCGCAACCTGCTCAGCGGCGCGATGAAAGACAACCTGGATCTGGAAAAAAGCGTCATGACCGGGATTTTGCGAGTGGCCCGGGATTCGATTTTTTCCGGACTCAACAATCTCGGGGTGTATTCGCTGGTATCGCCCCAATTTTCGAACTGGTTTGGCTTCACGGAACCGGAGGTGGATCAAATGCTGGAGGATTTCCAACAGACTCACCGCCGTCAGGAAGTGCAGGATTGGTATAACGGCTATCTGTTTGGCAACCAGGTGATCTTCAATCCCTGGTCCGTGTTGAATTTTATTTCCAGACAACCGCTGGAGCTTTGA
- a CDS encoding AAA family ATPase — protein sequence MTHKRKLPIGLSDFKELIEESYTYVDKSLLIREVLEFGDKVLLLPRPRRFGKTLNLSMLRYFFEKTDPANTALFAELAIAQHPELMARQGQYPVIYLTFKDVKEKTWESCYQEMSLLLAEEVERHYSVLEHNHLTARENQELQEISQKKLQFPCSEMPYAY from the coding sequence ATGACACACAAACGCAAACTTCCGATCGGGTTATCGGATTTCAAGGAATTGATAGAAGAGTCGTACACCTATGTGGACAAGAGTCTGTTGATTCGGGAGGTGCTGGAATTTGGGGATAAAGTCCTGCTTCTGCCCCGTCCCAGACGTTTTGGGAAAACATTGAATCTTTCCATGCTACGGTACTTCTTTGAAAAAACCGACCCTGCCAACACCGCGCTGTTTGCCGAGTTGGCGATTGCGCAACATCCCGAACTCATGGCCCGGCAGGGGCAGTATCCAGTCATTTATCTCACCTTCAAGGATGTGAAGGAAAAAACCTGGGAGAGCTGCTACCAGGAGATGAGCTTGTTGTTAGCGGAGGAAGTCGAACGTCATTACTCCGTTTTGGAGCACAATCATTTGACAGCAAGAGAGAATCAGGAACTCCAGGAGATCTCGCAAAAAAAGCTTCAGTTCCCTTGCTCGGAAATGCCCTACGCTTATTGA